In Stomoxys calcitrans chromosome 2, idStoCalc2.1, whole genome shotgun sequence, the following proteins share a genomic window:
- the LOC106089934 gene encoding ecdysteroid-regulated 16 kDa protein: MRSFMYMTVLMALIACSMATTVKNCPKTKARLLENGDVTISSCPKTKCNLKRNTEATIEMKIIPNRDFKELNSDIQGILLDVPLPFPGYYGTSACPHIYDAEGKNQVGCPLKAGETYIYKNSFKILPIYPTVSLTIHWGLGDKEGDAVCFQIPAKIKS; this comes from the exons atgagAAGCTTTATGTATATGACAGTATTAATGGCATTAATTGCCTGCAGCATGGCAACAACAGTGAAAAATTGTCCCAAAA cCAAAGCCCGTCTTTTGGAAAATGGTGATGTGACGATCTCCAGCTGTCCCAAAACCAAATGCAATCTCAAACGCAACACAGAGGccacaattgaaatgaaaattatacCCAATCGTGATTTCAAAGAATTGAATTCGGATATTCAAGGCATCCTCTTGGATGTACCATTACCATTCCCTGGCTATTATGGCACCAGCGCTTGTCCCCACATCTACGATGCTGAGGGTAAAAATCAAGTGGGCTGCCCTCTAAAGGCCGGCGAGACTTATATCTATAAGAATAGTTTTAAAATATTGCCCATTTATCCTACTGTAAGTCTAACCATTCACTGGGGTCTAGGTGATAAGGAAGGCGATGCAGTTTGTTTCCAGATTCCTGCGAAAATTAAGTCTTAA
- the LOC106089933 gene encoding uncharacterized protein LOC106089933, whose protein sequence is MAFKTFYCVVLLFFLTFTMVKGSCLEYGHSCWGAHGKRSSDTKIHRADKKPPTELDFADLNAAKESNFESSEDHVKPPYDTMSQPNHDVAKTANDLSNEMNNEKVLKLENLLLKQLKANGKHHATDETRSESQHFLQPGHKSNTAADSYLNERWRRLPLYNFRRYPMANGDKWLNDLESEQTRNMDETADYI, encoded by the exons AtggcatttaaaactttttactgTGTCGTTCTGTTGTTTTTCTTAACATTTACAATGGTTAAAG GTTCATGTTTGGAATATGGTCACTCTTGTTGGGGTG CCCATGGCAAACGATCATCGGACACCAAAATTCACCGTGCCGATAAAAAGCCGCCTACGGAATTGGATTTTGCCGATCTGAATGCTGCAAAGGAG TCCAACTTTGAAAGTTCTGAGGACCATGTGAAACCGCCCTACGACACCATGTCCCAGCCAAACCATGATGTTGCCAAGACTGCCAACGATCTTAGCAATGAGATGAATAATGAAAaagtattaaaattggaaaatctaCTCTTAAAACAATTAAAGGCAAATGGCAAACATCATGCAACAGATGAGACAAGAAGTGAATCTCAACATTTTCTACAGCCAGGGCATAAATCAAATACAGCAGCGGACTCTTATTTAAATGAGAGATGGAGACGTTTGCCGCTATACAACTTTAGACGCTATCCGATGGCGAATGGTGACAAATGGCTAAACGATTTGGAAAGTGAACAAACTCGTAATATGGATGAGACAGcagattatatataa